In a single window of the Nicotiana tomentosiformis chromosome 10, ASM39032v3, whole genome shotgun sequence genome:
- the LOC138900062 gene encoding uncharacterized protein has translation MDKWTTRTRKMIINVLVNSPKGSLFFESTDASDSSTDHIKMFTLFQNTIEKIGPSKVVQVVTDNASENVKAGGIVEGAYKNLYWTPCAAHSALVIEYDEKIHQTKKLVKPGKTRFATAFLTLHSIHLQKSNLRKLFTSEEWSKSKFVKESAGKDVTRIILSYSFWNNVIHALKIGGPLVKVLSEYAKVFQIIDARWSEQLHRPLHAAGLILNPSLFYDQHENNSLAREVWTGFHEVVIKLTPDEDLQKKIVDQLAIYKAAEGLFKPRLAIKQRKTKSPVEWWDQYGVETPDLQTFAIKVLSLTCSSSGCKRNWGVFEHIHTNKRNRLTLKRLHILVFIKYNRALRRRYNHRNLIDPIILDNIDEDNEWLTGVPENCEDEEVFEGDSNFTWGDVAVASGVGRILMV, from the exons ATGGATAAGTGGACGACAAGAACTAGGAAAATGATTATTAATGTGTTGGTGAATTCTCCCAAGGGAAGTTTGTTTTTTGAGTCCACTGATGCTAGCGACTCATCCACTGACCACATCAAAATGTTCACATTGTTTCAGAACACCATTGAAAAGATTGGCCCAAGCAAAGTTGTTCAAGTGGTCACTGATAATGCGAGTGAAAATGTGAAAGCGGGTGGCATTGTGGAAGGAGCGTACAAGAATCTCTATTGGACTCCATGTGCGGCTCATT CGGCCCTTGTTATTGAATATGATGAGAAGATTCACCAGACAAAAAAATTGGTGAAACCGGGCAAGACAAGGTTCGCCACTGCTTTCTTGACTTTGCATAGTATCCACTTGCAAAAATCCAATTTGAGAAAGTTGTTCACTTCAGAGGAATGGAGCAAGAGTAAATTTGTAAAGGAAAGTGCGGGGAAAGATGTTACACGCATtattctttcttattctttttggAATAATGTCATTCATGCTCTTAAAATTGGTGGCCCTTTGGTTAAAGTACTCT CAGAATATGCAAAGGTCTTTCAGATCATTGATGCAAGATGGAGTGAGCAACTTCATAGACCTTTGCATGCAGCTGGACTTATTCTGAACCCGTCACTCTTTTATGATCAGCATGAGAATAATTCATTGGCTAGAGAAGTGTGGACAGGATTCCATGAGGTTGTTATCAAGTTGACCCCAGATGAAGACTTGCAAAAAAAGATAGTAGATCAACTTGCTATTTACAAGGCAGCTGAGGGACTTTTTAAGCCCCGACTTGCTATTAAACAAAGAAAGACGAAGTCGCCAG TTGAGTGGTGGGACCAATATGGTGTAGAGACTCCGGATTTACAGACTTTCGCCATCAAAGTTCTAAGTTTAACTTGTAGCTCATCCGGATGTAAAAGGAACTGGGGCGTTTTTGAACAC ATTCATACAAATAAGAGGAATCGACTAACCTTGAAGCGCCTCCATATTCTAGTGTTCATAAAATACAATAGAGCATTGAGGCGTCGCTACAACCACCGCAATCTAATTGATCCAATTATTTTGGACAATATTGATGAGGATAATGAGTGGCTAACCGGAGTCCCCGAAAATTGTGAAGATGAAGAAGTATTTGAAGGCGACTCTAATTTCACTTGGGGTGATGTTGCGGTTGCTAGTGGAGTTGGGAGAATCCTTATGGTCTAA
- the LOC104109206 gene encoding peptide chain release factor 1, mitochondrial: protein MRRNGNLTILGSIKSWKSLLDLKRKDQISTAALSTSSRRRIPTVFNLVRLYSTEELQQPQLSVDLIKMMEQRLSSIENRNLHLQRFLNQPELTPSEYSTANKELKKLRDSVHLITELRAKQKEIQELKSVISECQDDKDMQKMASEELSEATEGEKELQLLLLKSLLPKDDADERDSILEVRAGTGGEEASLFAMDIFKMYEKYSAKKGWKYEVLEIAESDLKGYKEAIASISGSGVYGKLKFESGIHRVQRVPVTEKGGRVHTSAVSVAILPQADQLDVKLRNEDLRIDTYRSGGSGGQHANTTNSAVRITHVPSGITVSIQDERSQHMNKAKALKILCAKLYEIERLRFQSSRSKLRLEQIGSGDRSERIRTYNFPQGRVTDHRVGITTHSIDDVMQGEDLDTFIDALLLREEMDAIASFSST from the coding sequence ATGAGGAGGAATGGTAACCTGACCATCCTTGGATCAATAAAATCTTGGAAGTCACTGTTGGATCTAAAGAGGAAGGACCAAATATCAACTGCTGCACTCTCTACATCGAGCAGAAGAAGAATCCCAACTGTTTTCAATCTTGTTCGTTTATATTCTACAGAAGAGCTGCAGCAGCCTCAATTATCTGTTGACCTAATTAAAATGATGGAACAAAGATTATCATCAATTGAGAACAGAAATCTTCATCTTCAGCGTTTTCTAAATCAGCCAGAGTTAACACCTTCTGAATATTCAACTGCCAACAAAGAGCTCAAGAAACTCAGAGATTCAGTACATCTCATAACCGAGTTAAGGGCAAAACAGAAGGAGATTCAGGAACTGAAATCGGTAATTTCCGAATGCCAAGATGACAAGGACATGCAGAAGATGGCTTCTGAGGAATTGAGTGAAGCCACAGAAGGAGAAAAAGAATTGCAGCTTCTCCTTCTAAAATCATTACTACCCAAAGACGATGCTGACGAGAGGGACTCCATTCTCGAAGTGAGGGCAGGAACTGGAGGGGAAGAAGCTTCTTTGTTTGCAATGGACATATTCAAAATGTACGAAAAATATTCTGCGAAGAAAGGTTGGAAATACGAGGTTCTAGAAATAGCTGAGTCTGATCTTAAAGGATACAAAGAAGCTATTGCCTCTATATCTGGATCTGGTGTGTACGGGAAACTAAAATTCGAGAGTGGAATTCACAGAGTTCAGCGAGTGCCCGTGACAGAGAAAGGTGGACGCGTTCACACCAGTGCTGTCTCCGTTGCAATTCTACCGCAGGCAGATCAGTTAGATGTGAAATTGAGGAATGAAGATTTGAGAATTGATACTTACAGGTCAGGAGGATCAGGAGGTCAGCATGCGAATACCACAAACAGTGCTGTGAGAATCACTCACGTGCCATCGGGGATAACTGTTTCCATACAAGACGAGCGATCCCAGCATATGAACAAGGCCAAAGCACTAAAAATATTGTGTGCAAAACTATATGAAATCGAGCGACTCAGATTTCAGTCGAGTAGATCAAAACTTCGATTAGAGCAGATTGGCAGTGGGGACAGATCTGAACGGATCCGCACCTATAACTTCCCTCAAGGACGGGTTACTGATCACCGTGTTGGCATTACAACTCATTCCATAGATGATGTTATGCAGGGAGAGGATTTGGATACTTTCATTGATGCTCTCCTTTTGCGGGAGGAAATGGACGCGATTGCATCCTTCAGCTCCACCTAA